Below is a genomic region from Alosa alosa isolate M-15738 ecotype Scorff River chromosome 24, AALO_Geno_1.1, whole genome shotgun sequence.
TTTTGAAGGACTTTTGTTAGGCTAAACGCCATAGAGGCTATTGTTACTCAGAAACTTGCACTGCAGTAGCCTAATGCGAGTACACGTGCACATAATTGTGTGATTATAGTCTACACTGCTCAAATAGCGTCCTTTGGCAAAAGCTGAATCTGAATGTAGCCTATTGGGATATTCCAGATGTTCTGATTAAAACATGCACGTGTGAAATAACTTCACCTCTGAAAACAGCCGAAACTGGGCTATTTGAGTGCATTCACCGTGCACTGATGGACAGAATCTTGAAGTGTATGCTGACTTACTGGCTTCTCAGGAAGTGGGGTTGAGTTCGGATTCGGATTCGGAATGTGGAAGCTTTTCGCAGCCGAAAAAAAGCCGATCCAGCAGAAACGCTACATCTGTCTGTCAGGCGAGTCCTGCCTTCTTGACGTAAGAGGGAAATATGTGAGGAGAGTTGCCCACGAACTTCCCTGAACACAGACAGTTAAACCGAATTGTCAGAGAAGTATCGGAGAGATTTCGCTAACGTTATTAGTCTTCATCAGTCATGAGGTAAGTTTGACAGCAACGAGCACGTATTGCCAGTTTATTTGTCTTTTGCTATTTTAGAGGTTTTCTAGTTGGGGCACCTCGGATTTTTAGACTCATTCGCGCctcaaaactaaaatgtttcGGAAAGTAAGCAATCATTACAAACAGTTCTCTTCTAGAATAAGTGTTAGAAATCACACAGTGTTTTAGCCTGTGCGATTTGTTCAGAAGTAGCCTTGAACGTTAACCAATGCCCTAAATTCAATTCAGGGTGCGCCCTCCCCCCTCACTAAGTACCTGTGACAAGTCGGCATAGGAATGCAGCCTATAGGCTAGTCTGTTTGACTGTCAGACAATgtaggccagtggttctcaaactttttccgttattccccactttggaggtggggaattttcaacCCCCACCTTACCCCATCACCCAGCAAAATGGTAGAATACAGATATTATGGCCACATCTTGGTTCCACGTTGCATTTCAGTCTCGTGGATCTGATGGTGCCTTaatttaaatgtgtttatttcatAAGCCTGTTTATGATGCCTATGTATGTGTGGCTGTCTAGTTTTCAATGTTTGatcttgtcaaaaaagaaatgaattaCTAAAGATAGGCACAAAAAAAACCCATTTCCTCCTGCTTggcgccccacctgtcatgtcttcattccccactagtggggctcaccccacactttgagaaccactggttgtAGGCTTATCTGATTCAGTAAAGTCAAGTGACAAAGTATTGTGATAGACAGCAGCCTTATAGATCTGTTCTACTCTTCCGCAGGTGCAGCATTAGGTTAGCTTATCTTTTGCTGTACAATCTGCTACAGTTCTCGGGGAACACGTGGATATTTGCCAACATGATGGCCCGATTCGTCTTCTTCGGGAGAGGTAAAAGCCCTTGGCAGTCGGCACACAGTCTCCTCCCAGAGAAAATAAACACGGTGAAGAGTGTGGAGCTCCACATGTTTACCTCAGAGCTTCTCAAAGTTGTGTCAGAGCCGGGGATGGGGCAGggaaaggaacacacacacacacacacacacacacacacacatacacacacatacacacatacacagacacacacacacacctaatgttATGTCAGAGCCCGGGATAGGGGCAGggataggaacacacacacacacacacacacacacacacacacacacaccctatgtTATGTCAGAGGCAGGGATAGGAACATATTAGTTGTTCTCAGTTCAAAAATAAATCCCTATTCCTAGGAAACACTGTATCCTCTAGGTCTTCTAGATATTCCAAATGACCACTAAACACAGAGGGGGGAATAAacatcaatctatctatctatctatctatctatctatctatctatccatctatccatctatctatctatctatctatctatctatctatctctctatctatctatctatctatctatctatctatctatctaaacacaGCAGATTGTCTCATCTAATGCAGATCTACACAGCTATCTATCTGCACAAACATGTCTGAACAAgatgcacaaacatgtctgaacaagaaaaaatatgatgtgttttttaaataaaacagtTGCTGGTGTTCAGAACAGTTTCGGACAGAATATTACAGATGCGGGCTGGAGCGGGACAGAGTATGTGGACGTttattgcgggagcgggcgggcaGATCATGACATCATTAGTGGGCGGGCAGATCATGACATCATGAGTGGGCGGGCAGATCATGACATCATGAGTGGGCGGGCAGATCATGACATTATGAGTGGGCGGGCAGATCATGACATTATGAGTGGGCGGGCAGATCATGACATCATGAGTGGGTGGGCAGCTCTCTACCCTGCACCTCTGTCACCATCCACCCACTCATGATGGCATGATGTTGAAAAGGTCCCCAGGTccaaactgggtggaaacaaattttTGGGGGCAGCCTACTGGTTTTGgggtggcctactggttagggctgcgggcttgtaaccgaagggttgccggttcgatccccgacccagtaaaaaatgtgggcgggggaagtggttgagcactgctctcctatgcccacatccacggctgaagtgcccttgagtaaggcacctaacccctcactgctccccttgagcaaggcacctaacccctcactgctccccaagcgccgctgtagcaggcagctcactgcgccaggattagtgtgtgcttcacctcactgtgtgtacactgtgtgctgagtgtgtttcactaattcacggattgggataaatgcagagaccaaatttccctcacgggatcaaaatagtatctgtacttatatatacttatactatactatgtcttacttacacacactacacacacactgctatccATCCACTCTCTCATGATGTGGTACTTACACACACTACccgtggggggggggtgattgtgtgtgtgtgtgtgtgtgtgtgcaggtgcgcAGGCGGACACCTACTCCGTGGgggtgatcgtgtgtgtgtgtgtgtgcaggtgcgcAGGCGGACACCTTCTACTCTGTGGgggtgatcgtgtgtgtgtgtgtgtgtgtgtgtgtgtgtgtgcaggtgcgcAGGCGGACACCTTCTACTCTGTGGgggtgatcgtgtgtgtgtgtgtgtgtgtgtgtgtgtgtgtgtgtgtgtgcaggtgcgcAGGCGCGCAGGCGGACACCTTCTACTCCGTGGgggtgatcgtgtgtgtgtgtgtgtgtgtgtgtgcaggtgcgcAGGCGGACACCTTCTACTCCGTGGgggtgatcatgtgtgtgtgtcagctgctCTCGGTGCTGGAGCTCTTCCACATCGCTGACGGCATCGAGAAGGGATGGCTCTTCCCACGCTTCGTCCAGGTGAGTTGCACAAGCACAACTGTCAGGTACTGACATCAAACATTAAAGGCACAGTCTGCAATTCTAAGGCACTGACATCAATTAAAAGGTGTGGTCTGCCATTTTAATGCACTGTTGCCAATTAAAAGTGCGGTCTGtgatttaattaaatgtaatgtaattaaagGTAGGTTAGTAGGATGGTGAATTAAAGGTAGGATGGTGGATTAAAGGTAGGTTGGTAGGATGGTGAATTAAAGGTAGGATGGTGACTTAAAGGTAGGATGGTGAATTAAAGCTAGGATGGTGAATTAAAGGTAGGTTGGTGGGATGGTGAATTAAAGGTAGGATGGTGAATTAAAGGTAGGTTGGTGAATTAAAGGTAGGATGGTGAATTAAAGGTAGGATGGTGAATTAAAGGTAGGTTGGTAGGATGGTGGATTAAAGGTAGGATGGTGAATTAAAGGTAGGTTGATAACCTTTTTGTGTCTGCTGTTTAGGTTCTGGAGAGGAACCTGTTGTTGTTCgtggtgtttgtgagtgtggaggAGTTCCAGAGTAACCCTATGGTCTGTGTGCAGTTCTCCCTCTGGAACATCTTACAgctgctcaggtgtgtgtgtgtgtgtgtgtgtgtgtaaccccaTGGTCTGTGTGCAGTTCTCCCTCTGGAACATCTTACAgctgctcaggtgtgtgtgtgtgtgtgtgtgggcgtctgTGTGTAACCCCATGGTCTGTGTGCAGTTCTCCCTCTGGAACATCTTACAgctgctcaggtgtgtgtgtgtgtgtgtgtgtgtgtgtaaccccaTGGTCTGTGTGCAGTTCTCCCTCTGGAACATCTTACAgctgctcaggtgtgtgtgtgtgtgtgtgtgtgtgtgtgtgtaaccccaTGGTCTGTGTGCAGTTCTCCCTCTGGAACATCTTACAGCTgctcaggttgtgtgtgtgtgtgtgtgtgtgtgtgtgtgtgtaaaacccCATGGTCTGTGTGCAGTTCTCCCTCTGGAACATCTTACAgctgctcaggtgtgtgtgtgtgtgtgtgtgtgtgtgtgtgtgtgtgtgtgtgtaaaacccCATGGTCTGTGTGCAGTTCTCCCTCTGGAACATCTTACAgctgctcaggtgtgtgtgtgtgtgtgtaaccccaTGGTCTGTGTGCAGTTCTCCCTCTGAACATCTTACAgctgctcaggtgtgtgtgtgtgtgtgtgtaaccccaTGGTCTGTGTGCAGTTCTCCCTCTGGAACATCTTACAgctgctcaggtgtgtgtgtgtgtgtgtgtgtgtgtgtgtgtgtgtgtgtgtaaccgtgtgtgtgtgtaaccccaTGGTCTGTGTGCAGTTCTCCCTCTGGAACATCTTACAGCtgctcagggtgtgtgtgtgtgtgtgtgtgtaaccccaTGGTCTGTGTGCAGTTCTCCCTCTGGAACATCTTACAgctgctcaggtgtgtgtgtgtgtgtgtgtgtgtgtgtgtgtgtgtgtgtgtgtgtgtgtgtgtgtgtgtgtgtaaccccaTGGTCTGTGTGCAGTTCTCCCTCTGGAACATCTTACAgctgctcaggtgtgtgtgaggtgtgtgtgtgtgtgtgtgcaaccccATGGTCTGTGTGCAGTTATACCTGTGGAACCTCATACAGTTTCACAGGTCTGTTACCTGTtgttcaactgtgtgtgtgtgtgtgtgtgtgtaggtatccCCATGGCCTGCTGTGTCTGGTGAGCACTCCCTCAGCTAACACCCTGTGGGCACGATACACTCTCAGAATTCCTGTGTACGTGGTGTCAGTACTCACTGAGGGTAAGCccaacacatgcacgcacgcacgcacacacacacacacacaacacattcacacacacacatacacacacacaaacatactgtgtAATGTGAAGTAGTGTCTAAATGTTGACTGTTGCAATAAGGGTTTGGGAAAGATGATCAGAAGATCTTTCATGGTCAGATGGCACATTCCACAGAAGCTTTCATctacttaccacacacacacacacacacacacacacacacagacacagacagacagacacacacacacacacacacacacatacacacacacacacacacccctgactTTGAGTAAGATAACATTAGAGGAATTACTATGAGAGCTGGTGTTCTATGCTGATTTGCATTTCAGTGGAGCAGTAATCTGAGCTGCCATCTCAACCTCCCTCGTATCTGTGCAgtgcttgctcacacacacactctcacacacaccacacacacacacacattccctgtTATATGTGTGCTGCGACAGCGGAAGTAGGAGCTTCTGTGGAATCTGCTTTCTGATCATGAGTGGGGCTTTCccttctcgtgtgtgtgtgtgtgtgtgtgtgtgtgtgtgtgtgtgcgtgtgcgtgtgtatgtgtgtgtgtgtgtgtgtgtgtgtgtgtgtgtgtctgtgtgtgtgtctgtctgtgtgtgtgtgtgtgtgagaaagagtgagtgagtgtgaggtgtgtgtgtgtgtgtgtgtgtgaggacagatAAAAGACAGgatgagaagaagaagaaagagagagagaagagggggagggaagagaaagaaagaaagatgagaaACTGCCCACTCTCAAGGTGCATACttggtcctacacacacacacacacacacacacactcacacacacacacacacacacacacacacacacacactcacactccacacacacacacacacacacacacacacacactcacacacacactcacacacacacacactcacacacacaaaggaacagAGAGGAAACCAATGTTTGAGCAAGCAGGAAATGACAAAGAccaggggtgagtgtgtgtgcgctttgtATTTCTGCGgatgtatctctgtgtgtttcgTTTTGGAGGTgggtatgactgtgtgtgtgtgggtaggtaggtaggtgaGGCATATGTGTTTTGGGGGTTCATATTGTATATatctgtgaagagagagagtgtgtgtgtgtgtgtgtgtgttgagagagagagagaggaagtggggttaaaagaacacacactgtgACTAGCTTGTGTGTGGCAGAAAGCAggagtgtgcgagtgtgtgttgatgagtgtgtgttgatgagtgtgtgttgatgagtgtgtgttgatgagtgtgtgttgagcatGGAGCTCGGGAGGAAGTGTGAGTCTGACGTTGCCAGCGCGGAGGTTGCCTGGCTCTGGGAGATACAGCAGACCGGGCCAGATAGGGCAGATCAGCTGGCCACTGTGGAGACCCGTGCTGCCCTGCTTATACATTCAACCACTCTTATCCaaagtggtggtgtgtgtgtgtctgtgtgtgtgtgtgtgtgtgtgtgtgtggggtgttctGTGGTTGGGTGCTTATCTCTGAGGGAGAGCTGGGTAGGTTGGCATACGCTGGCATCGGTTGGCACTGTGATGCCCAGGCCAGAATTTCACTGCATTTGTTTGGCTGAAGGATTGTTAACCTGGcacagcaatgtgtgtgtgtgtgtgtgtgtttgtgtgtggtgagtgtgtttgtggtagtgtagtggttagctggactagcgtgcagtagcctgtaaagTTGTGGTTTCCACCGTTGTGccgttgagcaaggcacttaaccctgagttgcccCGGGAACAGTGGCCCTTGGAATGTTAACCCTGAGTTGCCCCGGGAACAGTGGCCCTTGGAATGTTAACCCTGAGTTGCCCCGGGAACAGTGGCCCTTGGAATATCAATGAcgtgtgtaagtcgctttggatagaagcgtctgctaaatgaatacatgcaaAGCAACCAGTCTGTCATGTTATCGGCCAATGCAAAGTGACCAGTCTGTCATGTAAAGTGACCAGTCTGTCATGTTATCCACCCATGCAAAGTGACCAGTTGCAGAGGCCAGCGTCCCTGGAGCAAAGTGCACAGCAGTGGTGCACACTAGCCAAGTTCCTTAGGCTCTTTGAAGCACACTAGCCAAGTTCCTTAGGCTCTTTGAAGCACACTAGCCAAGTTCCTTAGGCACTTTGGCTCTTTGAAGCACACTGGCCAAGTTCCTTAGGCACTTTAGCTCTTTGAAGCACACTAGCCAAGTTTCTTAGGCACTTTGGCTCTTTGAAGCATGCACACAGCAGGGTGCATTCAGCATTTCCTCTTCATCGCTGACCCACTCTTAATCGTCACTGACCTTCTTTTCATCAGGCTGAACAACAGGGGTCAGTATTTGGCAGGTGCTGCTGTGTGTTATATTTACACTCTGTTGTCCTGTCCCCTCCACAGGGGTCAGTATTTGGCAGGCGCTGCCGTACTTTGAGGATGGGATGTTCTCTGTCCAGCTGCAGGCTCCTGTCCAGGTGTTTGTGTACTTCCCCTACGTCCTCATGGCCTACCTGCCACTGCTGGCTGCAGGTgagtctcttacacacacacacagacacacacacacacacacacacacacacacacacacacacacacacacatacacatataagatacgcatgcagacacacacatagacacacacacacacacacacacacacacatataagacacgcatgcacacacacacacacacacatagacacacagagacacacagacacacacacacaaacacacacttacatgcacacacagagttggAAGGGCTCGGTTCCAGAGGTGAttctgttttttattcagttctCTCTTGTACTCCAGAGGTACTGATAAGTTCTGCTCAGAGAGGTCCAATGGTTCTGATGTGTTCTGCTCAGAGAGGTCCAATGGTTCTGATGAGTTCTGCTTAGAGAGGTCCAATGGTTCTGATGAGTTCTGCTTAGAGAGGTCCAATGGTACTGATGAGTTCTGCGTACTGATGAGTTCTGCTCAGAGAGGTCCAGTGGTACTGATGAGTTCTGCTCAGAGAGGTCCAATGTTGTGACTGGTCCAGTGTGTGCCTGGCTGTGGTGTTCtggtgttcatctgtgtgtgtgtgtgtgtgtgtgtgtgtgtgtgtgtgtgtgcagctgccaGCGTGACCGTGTGGCATCTGCTGAAGGAGAGGAAACAGCAGCTGGACAGCTGGAACAAGAAGCTCAAGAGGAAGTGACATCACTGCGGCAGGCACCTGACTTCCTCTCTGAGGTCTCTGAGAGCCCAGTGGactgggtggggggaggggctgGGGGTAGCCACGCCTCCAGATGGGACAAGGAAGAAGTTTGGAAGGGAATACGTGACTTTGTGTGATTGCGAAAAATCACTACATACATACTATGTCCCAACAAAACAGATTTAGGTGCAAGTAGCTTCAAAGAAGGACTGTATCATTTTTGATGACCAGCAATGAGGGATTTAGTTTGTATTTTCACTTAGCTTAGCACACAAAGCTACCTAGCATGCTAGCAGGAATccctctgcctatggtttactagcacACTACGCTAATCGTAAGCGCTAGTGATTGTTTATAGTCTGTTATTTTAGCAAATCGCTAGCAGCAAGCTAACAACTAAACCACTGAACTGGCCAAGGTATGCAACGCGACTCAACAATGAAATCTGATTGATCGCTTTGTCCAGTCagaatcccagaaaatggtaaacaaataacgtaattaaaaaaaaaagtaacaaaaCAAGATATCACCCCAAACCTCATAATGAAAACCTAATTTCTGTCCCATCCAGTGTCCCAACCTCCTGGATCTGAAAATGAATGTTAGTGAATGGGTGATGTCACAGTCCTGCCAGCCCAGGATTCTTAGATGCATGTCTATAGACGCATTTGGACACAACAGCTCTAGAAACACTTCTACTAACTATTAACTGGAGAGGCTACCTCTGGAACTACAGGTACACAGTTCCTAGCAGCGATTAAAAACGGTTCAAATAACAAAAACCAGAAACGAACACAATTTTTGGATGAACGTAaccgagaacgatatttatcgTTGCGATTAACCTTTGTTTGAGTATTATTCAAAAGTCCATAGGCTTGGAAAGCCACCTTGTCCACACAGTGTTCCCCTTAAAAGATGAATTTAGTCAGATGTTATGAATCATGTTATGTGTCTCCCATCTACTAACTACTTTTATCAACTACTAGTTGATTAAAAGGATTTTCatatccaacactatctaactgccttttccaagtatgtAGACTAAATTACTGAAACATTGTGTGAAATAACATGGGTTACCAGAGACACTAGGAAGATATctataggcctgtcatgcagttggtaaagcaaggacattttctgtgcctgtgctaaatgtaatgctaaatgtaatgctaaacagggctccagagtgcgaccaatttggtcgcatatgcgacctaatttttcaaaagtgcaCCAGTGCGACCAGCCattcgagagaggaaaaagtgttgcattgaaactctacctttggttcaataacagacacatatttggccaatatcgtggtttaaacaaatcacagatagtgaagggcgggacctcccctctgatttggcccagtgcctgtgtgtaaatttgaaaatgcgtgtgctgcagagagaggtcagagacaggtcagataaacagagtggatgtagttgcattacagtgtggtcacataggccgagataaatgtcccctctccccactgcctttcggcggctggcagcagcaaaccgatcagacgagcccgagatgatcaagtttatcgttgcctacgataggcctagttaaacttcccttcaccaagttcagtccgaaataattattcaccagaaaaatagtttgaacgTAAACCCGACGTACAGGAAGGCCACTTGCGCCAAATTAataggagtcattgcagatAAAAATACGTCTTAAAATTGCGAACAATGCATACAAGGCCTTCCCGaacgacagagatacagatatcgCCGAAAAGGAGTGCGTCATTGACCGCAGTTACATGCAGGGAGTAACCTGGtttcaacagcaatattcgTTTTGGCGCTACGAAgttgtgtaaactcattctgatggcatcaatcaatttaatccggtatttggcgcaaaccgaatatcgctgctacatttaaagcccGAATATTCCCTGCATGTATATACACTGTGATTGTGTACTgtcattgtgtaggcctacggtgaattgaatggacacatatagatcgagcatggcaagtcattgcagtagcctataataataggcctaccatttcgttactgcattaaccatagtgatgttcttattgaaaatttaaaaatactaaaattaaaaactaaattgcattgtggggctgtcaaatgattattgcaatcatcattgcaaaatcacataaaaatcccccaggctacttggaacatctctttaaattgtgctcaaatacatttctatggaagatgctagcatggcgagctggccaaggcctaaagatcatgaaggatagtatgtaagacattgagccatgagatgtgcagtttgaagcccttaaaagatgtgcactgttaatttacttactgttatttttatttaattcatcttgagatgttttaagtttaaatttcagctcagtgaagcacttaaagcaccaacacttcattaagttaTTTGAATTGTAAATAATAAGTCATAGGACAACCTATATAGGACAGTAACtaaggaaaaaaagtgaacctgctgcggtgttaaatgcgatgtggttgaaaatttgggtgcacctaacttttgttaggcgcaccagtgcaaccagtgcaaaatgttagtctggagccctgctAAATGTAATGCTAAATGTAATATGTTGTAATGGGCCCACACTGTATTTTCTGTACTTCGTTGCctggatcctgtgtgtgtgtgtgtgtgtgtgttctgtcgctgtcactttggataaacgcATCTGCCAAAAgaataaatgaaaatgtaaaatgtgtgtgaatgtgtgtgtttgtttgtgtgtgtttgtttgtgtgtgtgtgtgtgagtgaaagtcaCTTTAAAtagaagcatctgctaaatcaggggttttcaaccagtggttTGTGAGGACTTTGCTAGTGGTCCGTGACCATGAATTCAGTAATGTAGCTGCAATGTGGGAATCAGTATTTGAATTCAGTGGTGGTCCTGGGGTTGCGTAAttagtcagaatggtggtccctggtTCACAATCAGTTAAAACCCCatgtgctaaataaataaaagttgtTATTTACCCTGTTGGACcagtctgtctatgtgtgtgtgtgtgtgtgtgtgtgtgtgtgtgtgtctgtaaccaGCTTTATTTGAACCTATTGCAATTTCTAAGACAAATGGATTGTATGTTGAATGCTTTCCATTGAAATATCACCAattcaaggtacacacacacacacacacagtttaaaaGCACTTTTGCACACCTGGTTTTGGGACAGGTGCGACGGAAAAGGTAAAGGTCACCAGTGATGTTTGAAGACCTTGACCTTGCAACAGATGACTGTGTTACCTACTTGTACACTTTTACCCCCACTGTGTTGagctggggcctcatttataaaagtgttgcgtagaaaccatccttcatttgatcttagataatttctgaaatgatcgtacgtgtgattcagagaaCGAGCGTGACTACAAAAAAGCGTCGTCGCCACCCTTCCAGATATtgcccattataaatcacaaatgagcgTCAACTTGTGCTTAGCCAgatggttttaggtctccgccttgt
It encodes:
- the hacd4 gene encoding very-long-chain (3R)-3-hydroxyacyl-CoA dehydratase 4; translation: MRCSIRLAYLLLYNLLQFSGNTWIFANMMARFVFFGRGAQADTFYSVGVIMCVCQLLSVLELFHIADGIEKGWLFPRFVQVLERNLLLFVVFVSVEEFQSNPMVCVQFSLWNILQLLRYPHGLLCLVSTPSANTLWARYTLRIPVYVVSVLTEGVSIWQALPYFEDGMFSVQLQAPVQVFVYFPYVLMAYLPLLAAAASVTVWHLLKERKQQLDSWNKKLKRK